In a genomic window of Rhodovulum sp. P5:
- a CDS encoding ABC transporter permease: MRGSLSKRLVIWGLVAVSLITLSLPTLIVIGASFTSGEIIQFPPEGFSLRWYRELWQLDSFKGALVRTFYVSVICTLVSLPVGTLAALATVRYRLRFRNAVQVYLLLPFTIPLVVSGISMMLFFGEIRILGQLWPVGVALCVINLPFMIWSVAASVNAIDPELENAAMNCGAPPLQTFLTVTLPAVMPGVITGGLLMFILAFNEFLVSLFLTDSRTVTLPVQIYNSIRSVITPDLAAVSVLYIVIALVAVLLLDLLVGLEIFLRSK; this comes from the coding sequence ATGAGGGGCAGCCTGTCGAAGCGTCTGGTCATCTGGGGGCTGGTCGCGGTCAGCCTGATCACCCTAAGCCTGCCGACGCTGATCGTGATCGGCGCGTCCTTCACGTCAGGCGAGATCATCCAGTTCCCGCCGGAGGGGTTTTCGCTGCGCTGGTATCGGGAACTGTGGCAGCTTGACAGTTTCAAGGGCGCGCTTGTCCGTACCTTCTATGTCTCGGTCATCTGCACGCTGGTCAGCCTGCCGGTCGGCACACTGGCCGCGCTGGCGACCGTGCGTTATCGCCTGCGGTTCCGCAATGCCGTTCAGGTTTACCTGCTGTTGCCCTTCACCATCCCGCTGGTGGTTTCCGGCATCTCGATGATGCTGTTCTTTGGAGAAATCCGCATCCTTGGCCAGCTTTGGCCCGTGGGCGTCGCGCTGTGCGTGATCAACCTGCCCTTCATGATCTGGTCGGTCGCGGCAAGCGTCAACGCCATCGACCCCGAACTGGAAAACGCCGCGATGAATTGCGGAGCGCCGCCGCTGCAGACCTTCCTGACCGTAACGCTGCCGGCAGTGATGCCGGGGGTAATCACCGGCGGCTTGTTGATGTTCATCCTCGCCTTCAACGAATTCCTCGTCAGCCTGTTTCTGACCGACAGCCGTACCGTCACGCTGCCGGTGCAGATCTACAACTCCATCCGCAGCGTCATCACACCCGACCTTGCCGCGGTGTCCGTCCTCTACATCGTGATCGCGCTGGTCGCGGTCCTGTTGCTCGACCTTCTGGTCGGGCTGGAAATCTTCCTGCGCTCGAAATGA
- a CDS encoding pentapeptide repeat-containing protein gives MRGQHTDRLRAAFERNKAQPKAATPGPDYIARIDALTVAGRTNWFGLLGYLVFAFITVLSVEDADFFIANRQTQLPLVNISIPTLSFFLFAPILGAALYIYLHLHVRKVSEALVAPEPAPDGVTLERRIKPWLLNDLILRRHHPKAIDRRDLDRFSDMVTIALVWLAGPFVLGAIWTNSFVVHNFWLTSLAGLCFFGSILVGAISWRKMEQDTCAPIKLATLDTARMYARAVPLLILVLLYGALATKGFPLRPDYRTFFSNAPLIMPVRPFAVSPNLREAQLSTLPTDQADPIVARAKYRGDWCRRVGHPPLICGTLPSDRTEVPPFQRSDRLKWCADQSTPLDQDACETYFATKDTEFEREWRDFRGAQIKALPKPDMRNRDIRKADLYAASLTGVDFSGAQMEGADLSGAQMEGAVLWRAEMAGASLRGAQMAGAYLRGARMEGTDLSDARMEGANLSFSLLTGRQDAPTLLKSTALSASINDGGAEGRGFDRSHLRREDRFPKHLSRWQREGDRRLPGADGRPLSMAQGRAGRYRVLRPLARLVRGQTIPELF, from the coding sequence ATGAGAGGACAGCACACCGACCGCCTGCGCGCGGCGTTCGAGCGGAACAAGGCGCAGCCAAAGGCGGCGACGCCCGGCCCGGACTACATCGCGCGTATCGACGCGCTGACGGTGGCGGGCCGCACGAACTGGTTCGGGCTTCTCGGCTATCTGGTCTTCGCCTTCATCACCGTGCTCAGCGTCGAGGATGCCGATTTCTTCATCGCCAATCGCCAGACGCAATTGCCGCTGGTCAACATCTCGATCCCGACGCTCAGCTTCTTCCTGTTCGCCCCGATCCTCGGCGCGGCGCTTTACATCTACCTGCACCTCCACGTGCGGAAAGTGTCAGAGGCGCTTGTGGCGCCGGAGCCCGCGCCCGATGGCGTAACGCTGGAACGGCGGATCAAACCCTGGCTTCTGAATGACCTGATCCTGCGGCGGCATCATCCCAAGGCCATCGACCGGCGCGACCTTGATCGGTTCTCGGACATGGTAACGATTGCGCTGGTCTGGCTGGCGGGTCCTTTCGTGCTGGGCGCGATCTGGACGAACTCTTTCGTGGTGCACAATTTCTGGCTGACCTCGCTTGCCGGGTTGTGCTTCTTTGGGTCCATCCTCGTCGGCGCCATTAGTTGGCGAAAGATGGAACAGGATACCTGCGCGCCCATCAAGCTCGCGACACTCGATACGGCAAGGATGTACGCCCGGGCCGTACCGTTGCTGATTCTGGTGCTGCTTTACGGCGCACTGGCAACCAAGGGGTTCCCCTTGCGGCCTGACTACAGGACGTTTTTTAGCAACGCACCTCTAATCATGCCGGTCCGCCCGTTCGCGGTTTCGCCGAACCTGCGAGAGGCTCAACTGTCGACGCTGCCGACCGATCAGGCCGACCCGATCGTCGCGCGGGCCAAGTATCGCGGCGACTGGTGCCGACGCGTTGGCCATCCTCCCCTGATCTGCGGGACGTTGCCTTCTGATCGGACGGAGGTTCCGCCGTTTCAGAGATCCGACCGCCTGAAATGGTGCGCCGACCAGTCCACACCGCTCGATCAGGACGCATGCGAAACCTACTTCGCGACGAAAGACACAGAATTCGAACGGGAATGGCGGGATTTCCGAGGCGCACAAATCAAAGCTCTGCCCAAACCGGACATGCGAAACCGCGATATCCGAAAGGCAGACCTCTACGCAGCGTCCTTGACCGGCGTCGACTTTTCCGGGGCGCAAATGGAGGGGGCGGATCTCAGCGGGGCGCAGATGGAGGGGGCGGTCCTCTGGAGGGCGGAGATGGCGGGGGCGAGCCTCAGAGGGGCGCAGATGGCGGGGGCGTACCTCCGCGGGGCGCGGATGGAGGGGACGGACCTCAGCGACGCGCGGATGGAGGGGGCGAACCTCAGCTTCAGCCTGTTGACAGGCAGGCAAGATGCGCCGACCTTGTTAAAATCCACGGCCCTCAGCGCGAGCATAAACGATGGCGGCGCTGAGGGCCGTGGATTTGACCGAAGCCACCTTCGACGCGAGGACCGATTTCCGAAACACCTTTCTCGATGGCAGCGTGAAGGTGACCGACGCCTTCCGGGCGCAGATGGGCGACCCCTGTCAATGGCGCAAGGACGTGCTGGGCGATACAGAGTTCTTCGCCCGCTGGCGCGGCTGGTTCGAGGTCAGACCATACCCGAACTTTTTTGA
- a CDS encoding antitoxin Xre-like helix-turn-helix domain-containing protein: MPAEALRAMEDYGLSDAEIGQYFGVTPSSIHRLKQRLDANDPAREDA, translated from the coding sequence ATGCCTGCAGAAGCCCTCCGCGCGATGGAAGATTACGGGCTGAGCGACGCCGAAATCGGACAGTATTTCGGGGTGACACCGTCATCGATCCACAGGCTCAAGCAAAGGCTGGATGCGAACGACCCGGCCCGCGAAGACGCCTGA
- the hisD gene encoding histidinol dehydrogenase: protein MPTTVTFHEYATLDDAGRAALLKRTEGDLGPILEAAKPIIEAVRDEGDAALARFANQFDKSPVTADAIAATPADFDAAFDAVDREMIEVLEFCSDNVRRFHQAQMPEEMWWKEMHPGVFAGEKVVPIDSVACYVPRGKGSFPSVVMMTTIPAVVAGVGRPFIVTPPGPDGKVDAATLVAARIAGVEEVYKCGGAQGVAAVAYGTETVPRAPKMVGPGSPWVVAAKRLLSDRLDPGTPAGPSESIILADETANGRVAALDLLIESEHGPDSSAWLVTNSRSVAEDALAAIPGYWAAMGEERTGFSQAVLCGPRGGVILTPDFGAAIDFVNAYAPEHLQIHAEVPQDYLGAIRNAGEILLGAHTPICIGNFTLGPNAVLPTNAAALTHSPLGVHAYLKTIGLGHVTRRGYDLLAPKAKRFAEYEGFDAHANAVSAMRDAAFGNEG, encoded by the coding sequence ATGCCGACCACCGTCACCTTTCACGAGTATGCCACGCTGGATGACGCGGGGCGCGCCGCGCTGCTGAAGCGGACCGAGGGCGATCTTGGCCCGATCCTGGAAGCGGCGAAACCGATTATCGAGGCGGTCCGGGACGAGGGCGACGCGGCCCTTGCCCGGTTTGCCAACCAGTTCGACAAATCGCCCGTGACGGCGGATGCCATCGCCGCGACGCCGGCCGATTTCGACGCGGCTTTCGATGCGGTGGATCGGGAGATGATCGAGGTTCTGGAATTCTGCTCCGACAACGTGCGCCGGTTCCATCAGGCGCAGATGCCAGAGGAGATGTGGTGGAAGGAAATGCATCCGGGCGTGTTTGCGGGCGAAAAGGTCGTGCCCATCGACTCGGTCGCCTGCTACGTCCCGCGGGGCAAGGGCTCGTTTCCATCGGTGGTGATGATGACGACGATCCCGGCGGTGGTGGCAGGTGTCGGCCGCCCCTTCATCGTGACCCCGCCGGGGCCGGACGGCAAGGTGGATGCCGCCACGCTGGTCGCCGCCCGGATCGCCGGGGTGGAAGAGGTCTATAAATGCGGGGGCGCGCAAGGCGTCGCGGCGGTCGCCTATGGCACCGAAACCGTACCAAGGGCGCCCAAGATGGTCGGGCCGGGCAGCCCGTGGGTGGTTGCTGCAAAGCGGCTCTTGTCCGACCGGCTGGACCCCGGCACCCCCGCGGGGCCGAGCGAGTCCATCATTCTTGCCGACGAGACCGCCAACGGGCGCGTCGCCGCGCTGGATCTGTTGATTGAATCCGAACACGGACCCGACAGTTCCGCATGGCTCGTCACGAATTCCCGCAGCGTGGCAGAGGATGCCCTTGCCGCTATCCCCGGCTATTGGGCGGCGATGGGGGAGGAGCGCACCGGTTTCTCGCAGGCGGTCCTATGTGGCCCGCGGGGTGGGGTGATTCTGACGCCGGACTTCGGGGCGGCGATCGACTTCGTCAACGCCTATGCGCCAGAACATCTGCAAATCCATGCCGAGGTGCCGCAGGATTATCTTGGCGCGATCCGCAATGCCGGGGAAATCCTGCTGGGCGCCCATACCCCGATCTGCATCGGGAACTTCACGCTGGGACCCAATGCCGTGTTGCCGACGAATGCCGCGGCGCTGACTCATTCGCCGCTTGGTGTCCATGCCTATCTGAAGACCATCGGGCTGGGCCATGTGACCCGCCGCGGCTATGACCTGCTGGCCCCCAAGGCGAAACGCTTCGCGGAATACGAAGGCTTCGATGCCCATGCCAACGCGGTATCCGCGATGCGTGACGCGGCCTTCGGGAACGAAGGTTAG
- a CDS encoding SDR family oxidoreductase produces MDLGIAGKRALVCASSKGLGRGCAEALAAAGVELVMNARGAEALESAAADIRAAYGVPVMAVAADITDETGRQRVLDTVGTVDILVTNAGGPPPGMWTDWDRDDFMMALDANMLTPIALMKALVPGMMDRGWGRVVNITSQSVKAPIAVLGLSNSARAGLTGYVAGTSRQVAPHGVTINNLLPGIHATDRADALDKGVAEGEGISLEEAQARRAATIPARRYGTPAEFGATCAFLCSQHAGFIVGQNILLDGGAVNTVL; encoded by the coding sequence ATGGATCTTGGAATCGCGGGCAAACGGGCGCTAGTCTGCGCCTCGTCAAAGGGCCTTGGGCGAGGCTGTGCCGAGGCACTGGCCGCCGCCGGGGTCGAACTGGTAATGAATGCGCGGGGGGCGGAGGCGCTGGAATCCGCTGCCGCCGATATCCGCGCGGCCTATGGCGTACCGGTCATGGCGGTTGCGGCCGACATCACCGATGAGACCGGGCGGCAACGGGTGCTCGACACGGTCGGAACGGTGGATATCCTCGTGACGAATGCGGGCGGTCCGCCGCCGGGTATGTGGACCGACTGGGACCGCGACGATTTCATGATGGCGCTGGATGCCAACATGCTGACGCCGATTGCCCTGATGAAGGCGCTGGTGCCGGGCATGATGGACAGGGGCTGGGGCCGGGTCGTCAACATCACCAGCCAGTCGGTCAAGGCGCCGATCGCGGTGCTGGGGCTGTCGAACTCGGCCCGCGCGGGCCTGACCGGCTATGTCGCGGGGACGTCACGGCAGGTTGCCCCCCACGGGGTAACGATCAACAACCTGCTTCCGGGCATTCATGCCACCGACCGGGCCGATGCGCTCGACAAGGGGGTGGCCGAGGGCGAAGGCATTTCGCTGGAAGAGGCACAGGCCCGGCGTGCCGCCACGATCCCCGCGCGTCGCTACGGAACGCCCGCGGAATTCGGTGCCACCTGCGCATTCCTGTGTTCGCAGCATGCGGGCTTTATCGTCGGGCAGAACATCCTGCTCGACGGCGGCGCCGTGAATACGGTTCTGTAG
- the rimK gene encoding 30S ribosomal protein S6--L-glutamate ligase, protein MMDDTTEPHPSEFRLGWEEWVAFPGLGLPAMKAKVDTGAKTSALHAFDIEPFGPASRPKVRFAVHPIPGREDLSIPCSAEIVDRREVISSNGESEWRFVISADIEVGGRSWPIELTLTHRGGMAYRMLLGRQALTEDIVVSPGESCCQPVLSYDVYHTAEVSHVAPARTLRIAVLSREAHSYSTTRLVQEGEKRGHVIEVIDTTRCYMALDALSPEVHYDGQRLPRYDAIIPRIGASVTNYGTAVIRQFETTGTYCVNGSEGITASRDKLHAHQILARHRIGMPMTAFAASPKDTNNLISLVGGAPLIVKLLESTQGKGVVLAETKKAAESVISAFRGLKASFLVQRFVKEAAGEDIRCLVVGSKVVAAMKRSGAEGDFRSNLHQGGHAEKVRITKEERETAVRAARAFRLNLAGVDLLRAEDGPKVLEVNSSPGLEGIEKTSGKNIAGLLYDEIEKRVRPMPLPKGRRRR, encoded by the coding sequence ATGATGGACGACACGACCGAACCGCACCCCTCCGAATTCCGTCTGGGATGGGAGGAATGGGTGGCCTTTCCCGGCCTCGGCCTGCCCGCGATGAAGGCCAAGGTGGACACCGGCGCCAAGACCTCGGCGCTGCATGCCTTCGACATCGAACCCTTCGGCCCGGCCTCCCGCCCCAAGGTGCGCTTCGCCGTTCACCCGATCCCGGGGCGGGAGGATCTGTCGATCCCCTGCTCGGCCGAGATCGTGGACCGGCGCGAGGTGATCTCCTCCAACGGAGAGTCCGAATGGCGTTTCGTCATCAGCGCCGATATCGAGGTCGGCGGCCGGTCCTGGCCCATCGAACTGACCCTGACCCATCGCGGCGGCATGGCCTATCGCATGCTTCTGGGTCGGCAGGCCCTGACCGAGGATATCGTGGTCAGCCCCGGCGAAAGCTGCTGCCAGCCGGTCCTGAGTTACGACGTCTACCACACCGCCGAGGTCAGCCACGTCGCCCCCGCCCGCACCCTGCGCATCGCCGTGCTCAGCCGGGAGGCGCACAGCTACTCCACCACCCGTCTGGTGCAGGAGGGCGAAAAACGCGGCCATGTGATCGAAGTGATCGACACCACCCGCTGCTACATGGCGCTGGATGCGCTGTCGCCCGAGGTCCATTATGACGGCCAGCGCCTGCCCCGCTATGACGCGATCATCCCGCGCATCGGGGCGTCGGTGACGAACTATGGCACCGCGGTGATCCGCCAGTTCGAAACCACGGGCACCTATTGCGTGAACGGGTCCGAAGGCATCACCGCCAGCCGCGACAAGCTGCACGCGCACCAGATATTGGCCCGCCACCGCATCGGCATGCCGATGACGGCGTTTGCGGCCTCCCCCAAGGACACCAACAACCTGATCTCTCTGGTCGGCGGCGCGCCCTTGATCGTGAAACTTCTGGAATCGACGCAAGGCAAGGGCGTGGTGCTGGCCGAGACGAAAAAGGCCGCGGAATCCGTGATCTCCGCCTTCCGGGGGCTGAAGGCGTCCTTCCTCGTCCAGCGTTTCGTGAAGGAGGCCGCAGGAGAGGATATCCGCTGCCTCGTCGTCGGCTCAAAGGTCGTGGCCGCGATGAAGCGCAGCGGGGCGGAAGGCGACTTCCGCTCCAACCTCCACCAGGGTGGCCATGCGGAAAAGGTCCGCATCACCAAGGAAGAGCGGGAAACCGCGGTCCGGGCGGCGCGCGCCTTCCGGCTGAACCTTGCCGGCGTCGACCTGCTGCGCGCCGAGGACGGCCCGAAGGTGCTGGAGGTCAACTCCTCCCCCGGGCTGGAGGGGATCGAGAAGACGTCCGGCAAGAACATCGCCGGGTTGCTTTACGACGAGATCGAGAAACGCGTGCGCCCGATGCCGCTTCCAAAGGGGCGGCGCAGGCGATAG
- the lipB gene encoding lipoyl(octanoyl) transferase LipB, with amino-acid sequence MAPEWQVFDGLVPYEEACERMEARVAGISAGTAAEAIWLLEHPPLYTAGTSARPDDLTDPGRFPVHQTRRGGQFTYHGPGQRVVYTMLDLTHRGRDVRRFVWQLEDWVIRTLDEFNVKGERRVGRVGVWVVRPQLAPSPSGAPREDKIAAIGVRIRRWISFHGLAINVEPDLTHYDGIVPCGIADHGVTSLVDLGLPVSMADLDVALERTFPKVFG; translated from the coding sequence ATGGCGCCGGAATGGCAAGTCTTTGACGGTTTGGTCCCGTATGAGGAGGCCTGCGAGAGGATGGAGGCCCGCGTCGCCGGGATTTCCGCAGGCACAGCGGCAGAGGCAATCTGGCTTCTGGAACACCCGCCCCTCTACACCGCAGGCACGTCGGCACGGCCGGACGATCTGACCGATCCGGGCCGGTTCCCGGTGCATCAGACGCGGCGGGGCGGACAATTCACCTATCACGGCCCGGGCCAGCGCGTGGTCTATACCATGCTCGATCTCACCCACCGCGGCCGGGACGTGCGCCGCTTTGTCTGGCAACTGGAAGACTGGGTGATCCGCACCCTCGACGAATTCAACGTCAAAGGGGAACGGCGCGTGGGGCGCGTCGGCGTCTGGGTCGTCCGTCCGCAACTGGCGCCGTCACCGTCCGGCGCCCCGCGAGAGGACAAGATCGCCGCGATCGGCGTGCGCATCCGCCGCTGGATCAGCTTTCACGGCCTGGCCATCAACGTGGAACCGGACCTGACGCATTACGACGGCATCGTCCCCTGCGGCATCGCCGATCACGGGGTGACCAGCCTTGTGGATCTCGGCCTGCCGGTCAGCATGGCCGATCTCGATGTCGCGCTGGAACGGACCTTTCCGAAGGTCTTCGGATAG
- a CDS encoding GatB/YqeY domain-containing protein, with protein sequence MDLRSRISTSLKSAMKNKEAERLATLRLINAAIKDKDIALRSDGSETGVGEDEILSILGRMIKQRQESARAYEEGGRLDLAERERSEIAVIEEFLPRQLTDEEVQEAVDAALSETGAESIRDVGRVMAVLKAEYAGQMDFGAVGPMVKDRLA encoded by the coding sequence ATGGATTTGCGCAGCCGGATATCGACATCGCTGAAAAGCGCGATGAAAAACAAGGAGGCGGAGCGTCTGGCCACGCTACGCCTGATCAATGCCGCGATCAAGGACAAGGATATCGCCCTGCGCTCCGACGGGTCTGAGACCGGTGTTGGCGAGGACGAGATCCTTTCGATTCTCGGCCGGATGATCAAGCAGCGCCAGGAAAGTGCCCGCGCCTATGAAGAGGGCGGCCGTCTTGACCTGGCAGAGCGCGAGCGGTCGGAGATCGCGGTGATCGAGGAATTCCTGCCGCGACAACTGACCGATGAGGAAGTGCAAGAGGCCGTCGATGCCGCCCTGTCCGAGACCGGTGCCGAGAGCATTCGCGATGTCGGGCGAGTCATGGCCGTGCTGAAGGCCGAATATGCCGGTCAGATGGATTTCGGGGCCGTGGGACCGATGGTCAAGGATCGCCTCGCCTGA
- a CDS encoding carboxypeptidase-like regulatory domain-containing protein: MTRLSILTAALCGALALPAAAADAVKGMVVTQTNTPVQGYPVMIVRERDGATFVAITSYGGFFTMGGLLPGAYRIKGATQTGDWLTFQLPPGKGAIMDLPRIVVQTGRVVK; the protein is encoded by the coding sequence ATGACCCGCCTGTCGATCCTGACCGCCGCCCTGTGCGGCGCCCTTGCCCTGCCCGCCGCGGCCGCCGATGCGGTCAAGGGCATGGTGGTGACCCAGACCAACACGCCCGTGCAGGGCTATCCCGTCATGATCGTGCGCGAACGCGACGGCGCAACCTTTGTCGCCATCACCAGCTATGGCGGCTTTTTCACCATGGGCGGGCTGCTGCCCGGCGCCTACCGGATCAAGGGCGCGACGCAAACCGGCGACTGGCTGACCTTTCAGCTTCCCCCCGGCAAGGGCGCGATCATGGACCTGCCCCGGATCGTCGTGCAGACCGGGCGCGTGGTGAAATAG
- the carA gene encoding glutamine-hydrolyzing carbamoyl-phosphate synthase small subunit: protein MPGTARAPRPTACLTLADGTVFYGKGFGATGERVAELCFNTAMTGYQEIMTDPSYAGQVVTFTFPHVGDVGVNPEDDEQAAPVADGMVVKWDPTEPSNWRAADTLSDWLARQGRVGIGGVDTRRLTRAIRQQGSPHVALAHDPEGQFDIEALVAKARGFCGLEGLDLAKDVTCAQSYRWDEMRWAWPDGYQRREGPGHKVVAIDYGAKRNILRCLASAGCDVTVLPATATAEDVLALSPDGVFLSNGPGDPAATGAYAVPMIQGVLERDIPLFGICLGHQMLALALGAKTIKMNHGHHGANHPVKDLETGKVEITSMNHGFTVDSQSLPAGVKETHVSLFDGSNCGIRMADRPVFSVQYHPEASPGPQDSYYLFERFAAAMAERA from the coding sequence ATGCCCGGCACAGCACGCGCCCCCCGCCCGACCGCTTGCCTGACCCTTGCCGATGGAACCGTGTTCTACGGAAAAGGGTTCGGCGCCACCGGTGAGAGGGTGGCAGAGCTGTGCTTCAACACGGCAATGACCGGCTATCAGGAGATCATGACCGATCCCTCCTATGCCGGGCAGGTGGTCACCTTCACCTTCCCCCATGTGGGCGATGTCGGCGTGAACCCCGAAGACGACGAACAGGCCGCGCCCGTGGCCGACGGTATGGTCGTGAAATGGGACCCGACAGAGCCCAGCAACTGGCGCGCCGCCGATACCCTTTCGGACTGGCTGGCCCGGCAAGGGCGGGTCGGCATCGGCGGGGTCGACACCCGCCGTCTGACCCGCGCGATCCGCCAACAGGGTTCCCCCCATGTCGCCTTGGCCCACGACCCCGAAGGCCAGTTCGATATCGAGGCGCTGGTCGCCAAGGCGCGCGGCTTCTGCGGGCTGGAGGGGCTGGATCTGGCCAAGGACGTCACCTGCGCCCAAAGCTATCGCTGGGATGAGATGCGCTGGGCATGGCCGGACGGCTATCAGCGTCGCGAAGGTCCCGGGCACAAGGTCGTGGCCATCGACTACGGCGCGAAACGCAACATCCTGCGCTGCCTTGCCTCGGCGGGCTGCGATGTCACCGTTCTGCCGGCAACCGCCACGGCAGAGGATGTTCTGGCGCTGTCCCCCGACGGTGTGTTCCTGTCGAACGGCCCCGGCGATCCCGCGGCAACGGGCGCCTATGCCGTGCCGATGATCCAGGGCGTGCTGGAGCGGGACATTCCCCTTTTCGGGATCTGCCTTGGCCATCAGATGCTGGCACTGGCGCTCGGCGCGAAGACGATCAAGATGAACCACGGCCATCACGGCGCGAACCACCCGGTGAAGGATCTGGAAACCGGCAAGGTCGAGATCACGTCGATGAATCACGGCTTCACCGTCGACAGCCAAAGCCTGCCAGCCGGCGTCAAGGAAACCCATGTTTCGCTGTTCGACGGGTCGAATTGCGGCATCCGCATGGCCGACCGCCCGGTCTTTTCCGTCCAGTACCACCCAGAGGCCAGCCCCGGCCCCCAGGACAGCTACTACCTGTTCGAACGGTTCGCCGCGGCGATGGCGGAACGGGCCTAA
- a CDS encoding peptidoglycan-binding domain-containing protein has protein sequence MKRQFAMACLAASLTITSAGRVAADAGDVAVGILGGIIGGAIVNEAHKKKTTQRRTTVSSATRAQNRETQTSLNYFGFPAGTVDGVMGQRSRNAISQYQAFMGYPVTGRLSPYERDFLVSSYHRAVAGGAASAQMAAASGYGMRGLLKTYQQQLATGGVAPIQPQIQPPSTTTVVIAPPAAAVPQTQTVVAPRAASVATGAAVGAVAATAATAAKPALPNFMGQGTGQSLASHCNKVSLLTNTNGGFTTAASMSDANFALNEQFCLARTYAIASGEELADKVGAMSSEQIADQCKAFGPVLKDYVAAVSLKPTADVMKDVGSFVLQTGMSPAQLAGTAKICLSVGYRTDDMDVAIGSALILVVLGEEVYAELLGHHLSQGFGASKRTDLAMNWYDIGFGAVDRGAIPVFAPGQPERSDLIRKAAYQVGGRSSSMSGAGANDPQPAALPTFSIDN, from the coding sequence ATGAAACGTCAATTTGCAATGGCCTGTCTTGCGGCCAGTCTGACCATTACAAGTGCCGGGCGTGTCGCGGCGGATGCCGGGGATGTCGCCGTGGGTATTCTGGGCGGTATCATCGGGGGCGCCATCGTCAACGAGGCGCACAAGAAAAAGACCACCCAAAGGCGGACGACCGTGTCGTCTGCCACGCGTGCCCAGAACCGGGAGACGCAGACATCACTGAACTATTTCGGGTTCCCGGCGGGAACCGTCGATGGCGTGATGGGGCAACGGTCGCGAAACGCGATCTCGCAATACCAGGCCTTCATGGGCTATCCCGTGACTGGCCGGTTGAGCCCTTATGAACGCGACTTCCTCGTCAGTTCCTATCACCGCGCCGTTGCGGGCGGGGCGGCTTCGGCGCAGATGGCCGCGGCCAGCGGATATGGCATGCGCGGGCTGCTGAAGACCTATCAGCAACAGCTTGCCACCGGTGGTGTGGCCCCGATCCAACCGCAGATACAGCCGCCCTCCACCACGACCGTGGTGATCGCCCCGCCGGCCGCTGCGGTACCGCAGACACAGACCGTGGTTGCCCCGCGTGCGGCCAGCGTTGCGACCGGCGCGGCCGTTGGCGCTGTGGCCGCGACGGCCGCCACCGCGGCCAAGCCGGCGCTGCCGAATTTCATGGGGCAGGGCACGGGGCAGTCGCTGGCCTCCCACTGCAACAAGGTCAGCCTGCTGACCAACACCAATGGCGGGTTCACCACCGCCGCTTCGATGTCCGACGCCAATTTCGCCTTGAACGAGCAGTTCTGCCTGGCCCGCACCTATGCCATCGCCTCGGGCGAGGAACTGGCCGACAAGGTGGGCGCGATGTCCAGCGAACAGATCGCCGACCAGTGCAAGGCCTTCGGCCCGGTCCTGAAAGACTATGTCGCCGCGGTGTCGCTGAAACCGACCGCGGACGTGATGAAGGATGTGGGCAGTTTCGTCCTGCAAACCGGTATGTCGCCGGCGCAGCTTGCGGGAACTGCCAAGATCTGCCTGTCGGTGGGATACCGGACGGACGACATGGATGTCGCGATCGGTTCGGCGTTGATTCTCGTTGTGCTCGGGGAAGAGGTCTATGCCGAGCTTCTGGGCCATCACCTGAGCCAGGGCTTCGGGGCGTCCAAGCGGACCGATCTGGCGATGAACTGGTATGACATCGGCTTCGGGGCCGTTGACCGCGGGGCCATCCCGGTCTTCGCACCCGGCCAGCCAGAGCGGTCGGACCTGATCCGGAAGGCCGCCTATCAGGTCGGCGGCAGGTCTTCCAGCATGTCCGGTGCCGGGGCGAACGACCCGCAACCGGCCGCATTGCCGACGTTCTCCATCGACAACTGA